The stretch of DNA GTTCAAATGGCAGACTTCTTGAGATGGAACAGGTTACCAGGCCATTCAGGCCAGAGTCTCTATCATATACTTGAAAAAGAGCAATTACTGTTCCTGGAGGCGTACTTTCAGCAACTGATCTACTTCCAGATGTAACTACCACTTCTGGTACATTATCATTTACATCCAAGATAGTTATTAAGACTTTTGCTCTGTCAACTAGACCTGGCCGATCCCTGGCTTCAACATCCAGCTCATAAAAGCTTGAGTCCTCATAGTCTAGATTTGCAGAAGTTGCTATTTCTCCAGTGGAAACATTCAAGCAGAAAATCTTTGAGATCTTTTCTGTTCCTCTTAGGAAGGAATATGTTACTTCTGCGTGGACTCCTTCATCCTGGTCAGTAGCATTTACCGACAATACTGGTGTACCTACAGGCAGATTTTCAGGAACACTCACACGGTAGACAGGCTGAGTAAACACTGGAGCATTGTCATTCGCATCTAGGACAATCACCAGAATTCGAGCAGTGCCTGAGCGGACTGGGTCACCGCCATCCACAGCAGTAAGGACCAGGTGGTGAATGGCCTCTCCCTCCCGATCCAGGGCGCGCTCCAGCACCAGCTCTGGGTATTTGGGCCTATTGGCATCGCTCCGCACGTCCACTGAGAAGTGACTATTCTCGCTGAGTCTGAATCCCTGAAGAGAGTTCATTCCCACATCCAGGTCATAGACCTCCATTAGTGGAAAACGAGATGGTGGGActgcattttccagaattttcacTTCTAATTCTTCCCTGAAGAATCGGGGTGTATTGTCATTAATATCCACTATTTCCACTTCTATGGGATAAAGATTCAGTTTATCCTCAATAAGGATGTTAAAACTCACCAGACACGGTGCAGTCTGGGCACAGAGCTCCTCCCGGTCTATCCTGCCCGCGGTGACCAAGCTGCCGCTTCGCAGGTTCAGAGTGAAAAGCTGCGACCTACCTCTGGAGACGATGCGGACCCCACGCTCCGCCAGCTCCTGGGGCTCCAGCCCCAGATCGTGGGCTATGTTTCCCACGAAGGAACCTTTGTCCAGCTCCTCAGGAATGGAATATCGGATCTGCCTGGCCCCGGCCTCCCACAGAGTCCCCAGAAGAATGAAGAGCACCACCATCCCGCTGTGGCGCCGGCGCTTTTGCAGAGCAGCCATTACTGGCTCCTTAAGGACTTCCTTGGGATTATGAGTAGCGAGAACAGGTTTGCAATCACTTTTGTGCTTCTCAGAATTGGAAGTCAAGCTCCGTAAACAAGTAGATCAGTTGAGAAGCGTTTTAAATAGAATTTCTGCGTAGCTGGAGAGCTATCCTGTCTGATCTGCTTTTTTGCTGGGGATATAACCCCAGTTCTCGTTGTTTTCCTTGCCCGGGTTAGTGAACAGCGACACTTAGAGTCCTAACTTAATACTGCACCGTCTTTGTGAAACCGTCATACAGAGAATCTTATTTTGGCTAAATCTTGCTTAGGTGTCACTGGTAATACTTCTCtccccaaaagaataaaagagaatattttgaataattttagatGTTCCCTGGAATTTGCCACTCATTTTTGTGTTATAGCTTTTAGGGCCTTGGAGAACGGAAATAAGATTACACTTTTATGTAAATCTTGAATTTTCACATTCCACTATCATTTGTATTTGCcccatttgcattttttatgatttaagttattatttaaattctaattatttaacatatagtgtaatattagtttcaggaataaaattcagtgattcatcacttacatataacagtgctcatcacaaatgccctccttaatacccagcatcCATTTAGTCCATCCCTCTggccatctcccctccagcaaccctcaattggTCCTCTACAGTTAAAAGTCTTTCTTATTTGTCCCATTTCCAATAAGGGCACCAGCAACAACACATTTAGAACCAATCCACCTACTGCCAGTTACAAGTATTGCCATTTTTAGATGTCACTATTTTATTAACACGTAGAAT from Mustela nigripes isolate SB6536 unplaced genomic scaffold, MUSNIG.SB6536 HiC_scaffold_4143, whole genome shotgun sequence encodes:
- the LOC132009072 gene encoding protocadherin gamma-A6-like; this translates as MAALQKRRRHSGMVVLFILLGTLWEAGARQIRYSIPEELDKGSFVGNIAHDLGLEPQELAERGVRIVSRGRSQLFTLNLRSGSLVTAGRIDREELCAQTAPCLVSFNILIEDKLNLYPIEVEIVDINDNTPRFFREELEVKILENAVPPSRFPLMEVYDLDVGMNSLQGFRLSENSHFSVDVRSDANRPKYPELVLERALDREGEAIHHLVLTAVDGGDPVRSGTARILVIVLDANDNAPVFTQPVYRVSVPENLPVGTPVLSVNATDQDEGVHAEVTYSFLRGTEKISKIFCLNVSTGEIATSANLDYEDSSFYELDVEARDRPGLVDRAKVLITILDVNDNVPEVVVTSGSRSVAESTPPGTVIALFQVYDRDSGLNGLVTCSISRSLPFELEKSVDNYYQLVTNTVLDREQISLYNITITATDKGIPPLSTETLIYLNVADINDNPPAFSKSSYSVYIPENNPRG